A genomic window from Nicotiana sylvestris chromosome 11, ASM39365v2, whole genome shotgun sequence includes:
- the LOC104240705 gene encoding probable WRKY transcription factor 7 — protein MAVDLMTTGYRNNNTSTSKMEENAMQEAAAGLQSVEKLIRLLSQPQSQNHSQKQKQSFQDPSIKTNSTLDFSPDYLAVADTAVNKFKKFISLLDRTRTGHARFRRGPITTTSPPVLPKVDKEPELLCLPAPSQNRPVEEKLKTENPQAGSKIYCPTPIQRLPPLPLNHHHHHQLVKNGSTSERKESTTTINFATPSPANSFISSLTGDTESLQPSSMTSSGFQITNLSQVSSAGRPPLSTSSFKRNCSSMDDSAVKCSSAGGSSGRCHCPKKRKSKVKRVVRIPAISMKMADIPPDDFSWRKYGQKPIKGSPHPRGYYKCSSIRGCPARKHVERALDDPNVLIVTYEGEHDHPFSITETPPAAIVLESS, from the exons ATGGCTGTAGATTTAATGACTACTGGCTATAGAAACAACAATACTTCCACAtccaaaatggaagaaaacgCCATGCAAGAAGCTGCCGCTGGTTTACAAAGCGTTGAGAAATTAATCAGATTGCTCTCTCAACCTCAATCTCAAAACCATTCACAAAAGCAAAAACAGAGCTTTCAAGATCCGTCTATAAAAACTAACTCCACTTTAGATTTTTCACCAGATTACCTAGCAGTAGCTGATACAGCCGTCAacaaattcaaaaagttcatATCTTTACTTGACAGAACAAGAACCGGCCACGCCCGGTTCCGCAGGGGTCCAATCACCACTACAAGTCCTCCGGTTCTACCGAAAGTCGATAAAGAACCGGAGCTGCTCTGTCTACCGGCGCCCAGTCAGAACCGGCCGGTTGAAGAAAAGTTAAAAACCGAAAACCCACAAGCCGGTTCGAAAATCTATTGTCCCACACCAATTCAGCGTTTGCCTCCGTTACCCCttaaccaccaccaccaccaccagcTGGTGAAAAATGGGTCAACGTCGGAGAGGAAAGAATCAACGACCACAATCAACTTTGCTACACCATCGCCGGCGAATTCTTTCATTTCATCCTTGACCGGTGACACCGAGAGTTTGCAGCCGTCCTCGATGACGTCGTCCGGTTTTCAAATAACGAATCTTTCTCAGGTTTCATCCGCCGGTCGGCCGCCGCTCTCGACGTCGTCGTTTAAGCGGAATTGCAGTTCCATGGATGATTCGGCCGTGAAGTGCAGCAGCGCCGGTGGATCCTCCGGTCGTTGCCATTGCCCCAAGAAAAG GAAATCAAAGGTCAAAAGAGTGGTGAGAATCCCGGCAATTAGCATGAAAATGGCCGATATTCCACCAGATGATTTTTCTTGGAGAAAATATGGTCAAAAACCTATCAAGGGTTCTCCTCATCCCAG GGGATATTACAAGTGTAGCAGTATAAGAGGATGTCCAGCAAGAAAACATGTGGAGAGGGCATTGGATGATCCAAACGTATTGATTGTAACATATGAAGGAGAACATGATCATCCATTCTCCATTACAGAGACACCACCAGCTGCTATAGTACTTGAATCTTCTTGA